GTGTTTTTTGAGTGGGTGTGGTCGGGACTCATTTGAAACACCTAGACGAAGCAAAATACAAAATTTGAAGAAGATTGGAGTGATTTGGACTGGTTCGGAGTAGAAATTCAGACATGGAAAACGTCACTGCCACATGTGTATATCATTCTGCATATGGTCCATATCAGTAAGTATCACACCAAATATCCAcggatatccaaaatatacatGATACAGGAGATAGTCAGATATTTAGGGTAGTATACACAGACAAAGTCGTCTGCAACCCGAGTTTCAATACGAAAATTTGCTCACCGCAGCCTCAAATTGTTTCCAAACAACTCCAAAATTGATATTCAAGCTCCTTATAAGATGTTACCAACAAAACCTGATATCACCCAATCAAAATAAATCACAATTACACAGATAAAAAAATTGAATCAAGCTCTGGCAGTCTTCAATGATGTTTTGATGTGTTGGAGTCCAAATAACCATCACTATACTCTACTAGAGTATGTCACAATTGATTCTGGGGAGATATAATCAACCAACTGACCAAGCTCATTTCTTTAAGCGAAACGCCGGATTTTCATTTATATAGGCAATTAAGAATCGACCAACTGACCATCATTTGGTTGTTTTTGATCAAAGTCTCTTCCATAAGCAAGTAAACTAATTATGAAGTGGTTAAAGGAAAAGAAACAGGAGAAGTTTTACTTAAGCAACATTGTTGAATGCTGGAAGAACATCACCTTTATTATATGTAACAAGTATTGTGTCTTCTAACTGGATGCATGCTTTTAAAGATGGACTAGAGGTGTTGCATCTTACTTGAGTCGGTTACATTGCCATTTAATTAGTTCAGTTTGAAATTTCTAACACTAATCATTTACTCTCTGTTGGTGTTTTTATTTAAGAATTTTGAGGACTTttgaatttttaatttataaaagctCTAACAAAAAAACAGATAATAACACTTGTTTTTTTGTACCATTAAAATTCCATGTCACAGAAAATACTGATCCAGAGAATTATGGTTCACATTCAAAGGTAGAGGGGTATTGTTTTCTAACTATTAAAGGTTAAGGGGTAAACTGAAATTTACAAACCGGATTTATTAATCTCACATCAACTTTAAACTAAATTGCAGAATTATATCAGAACAGATGCCATCCTGAACTCAAAAAACAGACTTAAGGGAGTATGATTGCAATTATGACAAAATCCTGggtccgtttcaatttatgtaaacctATTTGAAtgaacacggagtttaagaaagtagagGAGACTAaaaacttgtggtgttaaatgagtcctatatattttgtgtggctataagtcattgcataaaggtaaattatttccgaatatagaaagaggtcattcttttttaCACGAACTAATAAGAAAACAGGTTCACATAGattgaaacggagggaataataaaatttaaatattaaaaataCTATAATCTAcataattaataattcataatatattaaaagagttaaaaaaaataacagtcaaagaaagaatattgaacTCCTAAATAGGTCAACCCTGATATAAAGTGGGATGAAGGGAGTACTATATTTGTATCAGATGCCATTCTGAGCTCAAAAACAGACTTAAGGGAGTATAGTAGATTGTAGTTATGACAAAATTCTGGGTCCCAATGTAAGATTTCCCTTGAGCTTCATTATTCACACTCTTCGTCTCCCTTCTTGCTTAACTCTTGAGATCCAACATAAACCTGCTCTATGAGTAAATCCAAGAAAACCTCAAAAATAAACTGATCAAACAAAACAAATCATAGCATATGGCACAATCCAAGAAAACCCTCAAAAATTTAATCCCACTTTTCATTCTCCTCTCTCTTTCTGctctttttctcttctctttccacCCTTCAAACTTAAATTCCACCAAATCTTTCTCTTTTAAACCTTACAACCCTCAAACTCACCAAAAAATCACTTTTATCATCAAAGTTCTCACTTTTAACCGCCTTGAGTCCCTCTCTAGGTGTCTCAATTCACTTTCCAAAGCATACTATGATAACCATGTTGTTCATCTCCATATCTACATTGATCATTTTCAAGATTCCTCACAAGGGTATGTAGAAATTGACCAAAAATTGAATCTTTCTAAAAGAATTCTTGATTTTGTTGATGGGTTTTCTTGGAAATATGGGGAAAAATTGGTACATTATAGGACTTGTAATGTTGGACTTCAAAGTCAGTGGTTGGAAGCTTGGTGGCCTAGCTCTGATGATGAGTTTGCCTTTGTTGTGGAAGATGATCTTGAATTGTCACCTCTTTATTTTAGGTTCTTGAAGAGTTTGATTGAGAATTATTATTATAATGAATCCAATTTTAGTCCTATGATTTATGGGGCTTCCTTGCAGAGGCCAAGGTTTGTACCAGGTACTACTTTGTTTGTTCAGTTTCTTTTCATTACTATTGTTGCctgatttttgttgttgtgaaACATTAGGGATCTTAGTGTTGCTTAACTATTGAAGAAATGATTTCTTTATGTAATTGAGTAAGCTGTAATTGTAATTCTGTGAACTTCTGGTAGTTTAGTAGCTATGTTTTGCGTAGATGTAGGTACATAGAccgttaggggtcgtttggttgctcgTTAGGGAgtgaattattcatgtattaaaaccaACATAACTAGTACTATGTATGATAGTATTTTAGTTGCTATGTTTAAAACTCAGCACACCAAGTATGATGTTTGTTTATCAATTTAAAATCccacataactaatacatgtataacaGTATAATCTATGAgaaaatctatgtattattttatgcgagGTAGAAGATGGaatcagtgttatcaaaagcgaaaagcgcaaaaaagctctaaggtcagctggggctttaagcgcaaagcgcaaataaagcgtgcgctttaatgaaaaaaggcgcaatggtacaataatacaaatatatatatatgtttagtccaagaataacaataagcatgaataacaaatatatggacaaagaaattgtaaaaatattacgataaagtgaaatatcaatcatctagtgtcacctcatcaagagaggctcattggcaaggaaaagtatgtcttagagccttgatgacgacattgaagcgcacataaagcgaggcgaagcgctcaacatgttttgagcctcgctttagggcttaagcgcgcttaaagcgcgcctttgataacactggacggaataactaatacatgaaacGAAACTCTAAATAACTAATCTCTGCATAACTAATCGATGCATTACTAAtgcctgcataactctaaccaccaACCAAATGACCTGTTAGTTCCTTCTTAAGTATTTCAGACGACTGAACCAATGCTATTGTCAGAGTACTTCTGCATTTGTTGCTTTAATTTTGACAACTGGTTTGTTTTTCACCTTTCTctaacttattttcttttttccttttattgTACAGCCATATTGTTAGTCAACTAGATGGTTTATTGGTCTAATGTGGTGTTAGGTATGTTTTTTTGGCAAATAATTAAGAGACACCTGAGTTGTTTCTTTTAGTTGATTCATTAATGAAATTGCAATTGCATTTCGTCATTCCCGATAAAAGAATCGTGAATTTTAGCAATCTATATTGATATTGTTCTCTTTTACAACTGAGTGCACCTTTTGTCATTAAAATCTAATCAATATTTCTTAGTTTCGAGTTATACTTAACATCAGCATTGTGATGTTACTATAATCAAAATTTTAAGTATCTTGATGTACGATCTAAAGAAGTCTACTCTGAGCGAATTATGTTTTAggttaaagaaaaaaaattggttcCTGTTCAACGAATCTAAGCAATCTATTATCAGGTATGTTGGGAGGGATCATTTGGGGATACATGGTAGTGAAATAAATCTTTCTGATGTAAGTTTTTGTCCTTGGATAAATGGACTTGTTTTTGCTGATAGAAATGAAATAGGGTTGTCTGCAGCTATCATCATCCTAACTACTTATCACATGTAATTATGTACTACAACTTCTTCTTTGGTGAAATTCATTGTGTCTATTAGTGGTGTTTAGTATGATAGAATCTCATGTTCGGTCTAAATGGCTGCAGAGAAGAAACTGGGGATTGAACAAATGTAGGAGTTAATTCGTTTGTATATTTCTAATTTCTCTTTGACTCAACAATCTCCGCATAAGGTCCTGCTATCTCTCTTTGACACAACAATCTCCACATGATTTTGAGATCTTGTTTTATGAGAGTGGGCAAAATAATGTATCATAACTGAGGAAGAAGGCAAAGTGCATAGTTGATAGCTGCTCATTGGTTTGCAGTGAGACATAAATTTGTGTTAGGCACTTTCTTATGGTATCTAATATCATCTTTGATTTTTATGGATTACTCATGCATGAATTGAAATGTTGTACAAAATATATCTTTCCGTAACACGTATCAAGTTGTGTCTAATGAACTCTTTTCTAATGAAACTTTCAAGACCTTAATTCTCAACTGTTTTTGAATGAAACTTTCAAGACCTTCTTTCTGAACTCTTTTTGAATGAGCTTTCAAGGCCTTCTTTTGCGGGATCTCTTAAATTTAATAGAAGAAGGGCATCCTCAGGAAAGTATAACAAATCCAAGACTATTTTTGGCATTCACTATTAAAAGGAATGAAAGATAAAATCAATGAAGAAAGAACATGATTGAAGAATTAACTCCTTTAAACACTGCTCTGCTAGATGATGGAGTGATCTTTCCCTCTTATGAAAGTCGGCATTTCACTTTTGGAAGAGAGTCTTGACGTGGCAGTGTAAACTTAGCTCCATATTTGGTCTAGTCGCTGGCTAGAGGGTGACCGACCTACCGGACCGGAGGCAGTCGAGAACGATCAACTATCTGACTTATTCAGGAAGGCGGTGAACCAAAACATGAAGAAGTGCAACGCAAAAGAACGCCTTCTTTTGGGAGGCTCTGGTAGTGGAAGATGAATAATCGCTAAGGACTAGCTTGAACTAAGAGGAAACGAAGTAATACTTGGCATTCCTTGGTATTCATTGAAGACTTCACACGTATCCCTTCTAATTCTTTTTCTAATACTAAGAGCGATATCTGTACTCATTAGTAGGCCAAAGCCTTTAGCTTCAAAACAATCATCAATTAGGACCCGTGCTGTTCCCACTTCTTCTGACTATTGAAAGTGTAAGTTTAAGCTTTGAAGCTCCTTTCAGCATCCCTTTCAATGCTGTATCAATAGGAGAAGATAGCCGCAGACAAAAGTAGCGGCCATTGAGTACGGTCTTCCCGTGGTTGGGGTTCCTAAGGCATATCTCATATGTTCAAGGAAAATTTATAGATGAAGATGCTGACATCCAAAATATTAGCTAGACTATTTGTTCCTTCTTGGTTTTTTCTGTTTGGAGAAAACTTAAGTATCCATGCCCTTAATTATCACTTTCGAGCTCAAGGCCCTTGTATAGGTTGGGTGCTTGAGTGCATCTTTCTCATATCGATCAAGGATTTCCTTTAGTTTGATTGAAGTGAGGGGCAAGAAGCAAGGGCGTAGCAGCTGCACGAAAACCGTTGCACCTTGTGTTTCCAGTGGCGGACAGGTGAGTAACGCGCAAGAACCTGCCCGTTGGAGGGGAACAACAGCTGGAAATGGCTGCGAATACCCCGTAGGCTGAGGAACAAGATTTGTGGCCCTTGAGCTAGTTAATATCTTTTAGTGGAATACTCTGTTGGAGATATGTTGATGTTCTTCGTAATTATAATCATCAAAGTTCAAATCAACCTTATTTGGGCTACCCAGCTGGCATTGTTAACTTGCTTCTATGTCCACAAAATCAGGGGGTGTTTGAATGTTTGTCTGTTATTACGTTGCTGAAACACTCGTGTTGAGAACTTAAAATAAATGTGTGTCATGCTTTTccaatttgggatttgaaattatAAATATGACAGAACTCATAGATCAATTGCTAGTTGCCCGCAAGTTGCGAGGTGCAACTAGCCCTTCAACACTTTTAGTATTCCACATTTTGGTGTATACGTCTGTTCTCTGAATAGCGTAATTTCCATGAGCCATCCTGTATGCCTCATAAGATTTAGAATACCTTAAAAGTTAAAACCTATTTTAAGTTCCTTTTTTTCCACTGAAGAATACATGCCCATCATTGTTGTTTGAAGGTTTATGTGTTTCTTGGATACTGGAGTACTTCTATCCTCTGGAAATTTATCATTCTTAACATCCTTTATAACAATTCTACCAGTTGTTCGCTACTTGTAACCGGATGATAAAACTTAGTTTTGACTAACAGGTAAACATGGAAACAAGATGCAGATTGATGATGGAACTCAACTTTTCTTGTACCAGTTGGTTGGCACCTGGGGTCAGCTTCTGTTTCCAAGACCTTGGAAAGAATTCCGCATATGGTATGATACACACAAGGCCAAGGGATTGAAGCCATTTCTTGATGGGATGGTAGTGTATCGGTTAAAGTTTCTCTTCTCTTTGCATTTTTAGTAAAGGTAATGACAAACCTATTAAAACTAACTATTACTCCTTACTGTAAAATGTAATTTGCTTGTAGGTGACAACAGGATGGTACAAAAAGATGGGGGAAAGAATCTGGACACCTTGGTTCATTAAATTCATCCATGCCCGTGGTTACTTTAATATTTATACCAACCTTTTGCATGAGCGAGCTTTTAGTGTGTCTCATCGTGATGCTGGTGTTAACTATGGGAAATCCGTTGGCCCAGATTCTGTTTTAGTGGATGATAAGTCTTTTGATTTTAACCTTTTGAAGCTGCAATCTTTGCACAGTCTGAAGTGGTACGATTTTTGTTTCAAGGAAGTTTCGCCTGGTAGAATTGTACGCAGTTCTGATGATCTAGTGTCTGTTCTTCACTCGGTTCAGAAATCGAAGACTATAATATTTGTTGACTTACAACAGGTGTCAGAGTCGATTATTAGGAATCTCCTCTGCCACTTTGAAAGATTGAATATCCAAAACTATGTCTTATTGGGTCCACACTCCTATTTCCTACTTGATCTTGCAAGAAGGGGTTATCCCGTGATTGACACAGACCAATTTTTTGACAGTATTAGGTTGCGAAACTCGATTAACTTTGAGAAATTGCATGAAAAATTGGGCAAAGAGATTGTTGGGAAGGCCCATGTAGTTAGAAAGTCGTTGGAACTTAAATACAACACATGGGTTGTGGATAGTGACGTGATTCCTCTTAGCAGTGATTCATTTCTTGATTCGTATGATCCCGCTAATGATATTTTCTTGGGGAAGAACTTTAAACTTGTCTTCATAAGAAATTCACAATCTGCTTTAAAAATTTGGGTTGACAATGTTTTGGTCAAAGTTGTTTTGTCGGTTTCTGCTTTGAAGACGAGAGGTTCAATTGCCACAGAGGGAAATTTTGTAAATCTAGTTGAGAAGTTATTGGAACAAAAGAAAGCTACATTTAACAGGGTTGATGAGACTGATTTTAGTTTGAATATCAGTTTTATGGATGCTAACCAATCCTCTTCGAGGAATGGAAAGAAGTTTGCCTTTTGGTCACCTGAAATGGGTTCAGAACGGATACAGAAACGACTTGAGGAGTTTGCTATGTGGGTTGTGGATAGTGATTTATCGTGTAATGCGGTTGTTTGTCATCCATCATAGCGTATGGAAGCATTCTTCAGTATATCTACTGTTATATTTATGATGTGTGCCTATTGTTTGAGGGATTTTACATGTTGGTATTAAAGGCAAGAAGATTGAAGAAGAACAAAAAAGCGCGCTCTTTGGGAATTCCAGTAACATATGTTGAATTGCTGATATCAGGCATGTTTGTAAGCCTCCATACATCGAAGATAATCGGTCTGAGTCGGAATTAAAAAGGATGATCTGTTTTTCTTCTTCGCGGAAATGATTCCATTAGCTTATTGGTGGAAAGGAATTGTAAGGAAACTCATTTTTGACATATGGTTCCAGGTCTTGTGTAAAAGTGCCAGTATTTGACATTGTGACTGATTCATATGCCAAATTTGGCTGCTTATTCTTTGCTGAAAATCATCCGTGCCAAATCTGGAGAACATTTGCAGCTGgcctctcaatttttttttttttttggtggggtgtGTGTGTGGAGGCGTGGGGGTGGGGTGTGTTTAAACTTAGgctttcatttttcttttccctGAGGGATTTCACCTAATGGTATGTCTTGAATAGCTAAATTGCTTTCATATTGCCAGTCAGAACTTATGTTCTTTTCAGAAATATATATTGCTTTTTGGTAAGCAATCCCACTCTGCTGGACAACTTTCAGTAACTGAGGGGTTGTTTGGTGGGGAACAAGTTCCATGTTCAAGGAATATATGCAACCTTGACAGCTTCAAAAGAGCTCTTAAGTCTACATATATCCTCGCAAATGTATCTATTTTTCAAGATATTGCCATCTTCTTTTGTAACATTTGGACCACATTATTTGCACATGATAGTTTATGAACCTTTGCCCAACCCTTCTATAGCACTCTTTCCAATGCCTCCCGAGTTGCTAGTGCTTCAGCGGTGATGGCCTTCCCTACAAATTGAAGAGGGGTGCCGAAGGCATGAGGCAAATTACCATAGCTATCCATACCTACAATTTCAATGCTTGCCTTTCTCTTTTCCACTTGTAAACCTGCATCTGCGAAAAGAACAATCCAATCTTGTGCCATAGTTATAATTTCACCAATAATCTTATTAGGTGTACAATTCGAAATGGATGAAGGATGCAAAACTATGTCATATTCATGTAAATCAAATAAAGCCTTGTTAACTATATCATTAGGATCATAGATATCACCGTTAAAACATAAAGAATTTCTAGCTTTTAACATTTGTCATAACAGAAAAATTCTTAATTTTAATAGCTCAATGGAATTTGGGTACTGACATGTATTGGGAAATAAATCATTCCACCATCTTGCAAAATTCATAATATTTTCTACATTAGGCCAGTTGATAGGGGTCAACTTCCAAACTAACTGAGCTTTTGGACAACAAAAAACATATGTTCAATTGTTTCTATTGCTAAACCACAAACCTTGCAAACCCCACAAATATGATTCAATCTATTAGAAATATTTGCATTAACAGGTAAGACATTAAGGATACATTTTCTAAGAAAAATGTTTATATTTGTTTTTTTACTTTTAATGACCACAAAAATTCCAGAATGCTTTTGGAAACGAATGATAACTAGCCTGAGGCCTTTCAGTACTAGTACAGTACAATTTGCAAGATTTTTCGCTAGATGGTAATCTGATCTTACCTCATATACTTACCTGAATTTGTATAATGCCAAATAATTTTATTAGAAGTTCTAGTGATAGAtattgggatgaacaaaatagaATTGATATCATTAGGACAAAAGTAATTATGAAGATCCTGAATATTCCATATATGATGTTGCTGATCAATAAGATCTTTAACCC
The sequence above is a segment of the Lycium barbarum isolate Lr01 chromosome 6, ASM1917538v2, whole genome shotgun sequence genome. Coding sequences within it:
- the LOC132643667 gene encoding uncharacterized protein LOC132643667 isoform X3; translated protein: MGLPCRGQGKHGNKMQIDDGTQLFLYQLVGTWGQLLFPRPWKEFRIWYDTHKAKGLKPFLDGMVTTGWYKKMGERIWTPWFIKFIHARGYFNIYTNLLHERAFSVSHRDAGVNYGKSVGPDSVLVDDKSFDFNLLKLQSLHSLKWYDFCFKEVSPGRIVRSSDDLVSVLHSVQKSKTIIFVDLQQVSESIIRNLLCHFERLNIQNYVLLGPHSYFLLDLARRGYPVIDTDQFFDSIRLRNSINFEKLHEKLGKEIVGKAHVVRKSLELKYNTWVVDSDVIPLSSDSFLDSYDPANDIFLGKNFKLVFIRNSQSALKIWVDNVLVKVVLSVSALKTRGSIATEGNFVNLVEKLLEQKKATFNRVDETDFSLNISFMDANQSSSRNGKKFAFWSPEMGSERIQKRLEEFAMWVVDSDLSCNAVVCHPS
- the LOC132643667 gene encoding uncharacterized protein LOC132643667 isoform X1, with the translated sequence MAQSKKTLKNLIPLFILLSLSALFLFSFHPSNLNSTKSFSFKPYNPQTHQKITFIIKVLTFNRLESLSRCLNSLSKAYYDNHVVHLHIYIDHFQDSSQGYVEIDQKLNLSKRILDFVDGFSWKYGEKLVHYRTCNVGLQSQWLEAWWPSSDDEFAFVVEDDLELSPLYFRFLKSLIENYYYNESNFSPMIYGASLQRPRFVPGKHGNKMQIDDGTQLFLYQLVGTWGQLLFPRPWKEFRIWYDTHKAKGLKPFLDGMVTTGWYKKMGERIWTPWFIKFIHARGYFNIYTNLLHERAFSVSHRDAGVNYGKSVGPDSVLVDDKSFDFNLLKLQSLHSLKWYDFCFKEVSPGRIVRSSDDLVSVLHSVQKSKTIIFVDLQQVSESIIRNLLCHFERLNIQNYVLLGPHSYFLLDLARRGYPVIDTDQFFDSIRLRNSINFEKLHEKLGKEIVGKAHVVRKSLELKYNTWVVDSDVIPLSSDSFLDSYDPANDIFLGKNFKLVFIRNSQSALKIWVDNVLVKVVLSVSALKTRGSIATEGNFVNLVEKLLEQKKATFNRVDETDFSLNISFMDANQSSSRNGKKFAFWSPEMGSERIQKRLEEFAMWVVDSDLSCNAVVCHPS
- the LOC132643667 gene encoding uncharacterized protein LOC132643667 isoform X2; protein product: MVYWSNVVLGKHGNKMQIDDGTQLFLYQLVGTWGQLLFPRPWKEFRIWYDTHKAKGLKPFLDGMVTTGWYKKMGERIWTPWFIKFIHARGYFNIYTNLLHERAFSVSHRDAGVNYGKSVGPDSVLVDDKSFDFNLLKLQSLHSLKWYDFCFKEVSPGRIVRSSDDLVSVLHSVQKSKTIIFVDLQQVSESIIRNLLCHFERLNIQNYVLLGPHSYFLLDLARRGYPVIDTDQFFDSIRLRNSINFEKLHEKLGKEIVGKAHVVRKSLELKYNTWVVDSDVIPLSSDSFLDSYDPANDIFLGKNFKLVFIRNSQSALKIWVDNVLVKVVLSVSALKTRGSIATEGNFVNLVEKLLEQKKATFNRVDETDFSLNISFMDANQSSSRNGKKFAFWSPEMGSERIQKRLEEFAMWVVDSDLSCNAVVCHPS